The Acidobacteriota bacterium genome has a segment encoding these proteins:
- a CDS encoding DUF503 domain-containing protein: MPAVGLLTVDLHFPGARSLKDKRRILASVKDRVRKLNVSVAEIDHLDVHQRARLGVAAVASHRDHVDRVLEGVLAEIERRDPGLVLATDLQWLS; the protein is encoded by the coding sequence ATGCCTGCCGTCGGGTTGCTGACAGTCGATCTCCACTTTCCCGGTGCGCGCTCGCTGAAGGACAAGCGCCGCATCCTCGCGAGCGTCAAGGACCGGGTCCGGAAGCTCAACGTCTCGGTGGCGGAGATCGACCACCTGGATGTCCACCAGCGAGCCCGCCTCGGCGTCGCGGCGGTGGCGTCCCACCGGGACCACGTGGATCGCGTCCTCGAGGGCGTCCTCGCAGAGATCGAACGGCGCGATCCCGGCCTCGTTCTGGCGACCGACCTGCAGTGGCTGAGTTGA
- the rbfA gene encoding 30S ribosome-binding factor RbfA yields the protein MTQGTRTRRVAERVRTEISTLLARNVRDPGVLGVTVTDVRMTADLQLARVYYTLLGGSDRRTAARGLRRARAYLRREIGQRLQLRQVPEIRFLYDDSTERQDRIARIFDDIERERRETGGSADDDPAIDSEDRDDV from the coding sequence ATGACCCAGGGAACACGCACCCGGCGCGTAGCCGAACGCGTCCGAACGGAGATCTCGACGCTGCTGGCACGCAACGTTCGCGATCCCGGTGTGCTCGGCGTAACCGTCACCGACGTCCGAATGACAGCGGACCTCCAGCTCGCCCGCGTCTACTACACGCTGCTCGGCGGCAGCGACCGGCGGACCGCGGCCCGCGGCCTGCGCCGGGCGCGTGCATACCTGCGCCGCGAAATCGGACAACGGCTGCAGCTTCGGCAGGTGCCGGAGATCAGATTCCTGTACGACGATTCCACCGAGCGGCAGGACCGCATCGCACGCATCTTCGACGACATCGAGCGGGAGCGCCGGGAGACCGGCGGGAGCGCGGACGACGACCCGGCCATCGATTCGGAAGACAGAGATGACGTCTGA